caggggtgttttcgtctttttgttaacttaaagggcaattcggtctttttcactttatgtaaaaagaccgaacaCCGTAGAAAAAGActaaattgccctttaagttaacaataaagacaaaagtacccctgacttaacggagaaaaatggatggagttaacgaaccGCATGAAAATGGCAAggtttggatccagatgcggaaaaacaaacctttggacaaaagtcgcaaaattGGCCAAACCTATTTTACTAATAAATAATTATTCAAATTTACTTGTACCTTTTGCACCCGTTGAGTCAATGCTAGAAGGTGGCCTTTGAATCTACGAACACGTTCAAGATTGAGAGTACTTATTGATTTTGCAAGTTCATCAAGCACAGGATGAATTTCCATTTCCAACTCCTTCACCTATTAATTATACCAATAAGTAtctagagtaaagtacacggatggtccctgtgctTGACCAAAATTTAGAATTTGGTCCCtggcttttcaaaagtacacagatggtccctgtagtttagggtttagttctacagggaccatccatgtacttttcaaaagctagggaccaaatccaaaattttggttaacctcagggaccatccgtgtactttactgaAGTATCTATCACAAAAAaggtaaggggctgtttggcaacttctgaatggttaagtgctgaatcagtaagagataaccattaagtgctgaaccagtaagaggtctgaaccattaagagccagtataatgcttaaccattcagaggcaaatgtctgaccaattcagattagaggtcttaactatTCAAACTCAGACACTCAGTATaaaacttaaccattcagaggcaaatgtctgaaccattcagacatctgctcgcgaaacaaacagtctgaaccattaagtgttgaatcagtaaaaggtttgaaccattaagagtcttattaagaggtaaacaaacagcccctaacttgGGGTTGATATATATTCCTAAAAACATATATAACTTACAGACACACtagttgtttataaaaaaattcGAACCTTTTTAGACGTAAGTGTTTTGGGTCAACCAACCCGCCCACCCCACACCCGCCCATTTTCCACATCTATCTACTCGAATATAACGATTATTTCGGCTCTTTAATTGCCTAGAATCCCGTTATTAGCTACTTAGGCCGCGCTTGTACCTGAGTATCGAGAGTGAGGCATGCAAACTCCAAAGCTAGTTCCAATGCTTTAAACTCAAACGCTAGATCATCTAAATGTAAACAAACAGCAAGGTTAAAAAAGTTATGCAATATAACTCCTGGAATAATACACATGATTGTGGGCCCGATAGGAGAAACTCTAACATAATATTTACCTGAGTGGTATTTTTCTCTCTGAAGGCGTTTGCACAATTCAGATTTGTACTGAACGACAGATCCATCCAACGAATTCATAAGAAAAACCTCATCAGCCGTAATTATACATCTAATCTGTTCAAGACTAACTACAATCGCCTTCTCACGACCTAATATTGTGGACGGATATATAAAAAGCGGATCCAAAAGCCGAAGATCTCTAGCCGGTAAAGAACAATGTCTCATTACAGTAGCCTTATCTAACTCCACAACTCTAGAGTTCCCATTTTGCTCGATTTTGATCCAAGAACGGTTTCCGAGGGTATGACCTCGTTTTTTCAACCCGGGAAAACCGGGCCCGATGAAGTTTTGGCGCCCGCGTTTATCCGGGTTGATTCTTGAGCTATACCCGTTAGCAGATTCGATAATGTTAGGCTGAAGAAATGgatttcttgattcttgttcCATTAGGTGCCACTTTTCttgattttgaaatttgaataaCTGTTTATGTGGTCATATGATGTCTGCATCAGTGTGAAACCGATGGCATCTAAGCTCCCCTCGCGTATAAATACCTCATTCTCTTAGCAAATACCCTAAGTAGAAAATAAATttcattaataaaaaaataaaattatgttaaCTGTATGAATGCTTATAGCttataagttataaaaactaATGTTCGGTCCAAACAGAAAGCGATAACCAAACAACACACTACCACAGGCGAAGTCAACGGAGTCAAGGGGTCGGCTGACCCCGTCACCTGAATTCATcgatttttatgaaaaaataaggTTCTTGTTCTTCTAAGAAAAAGATGAGTTTGACCCCTTAGTCGTAATGTATTTATGATGAACCCAACAAAGAAGTTATGGTTAATTTCTTTGCACCTTGGTTTAGAAAAACGTGAGGTGCTCCAAGGCGTTTTGGTCCCAAAAGGTGAGGCGTGTATCTATGTACAACCAAATAAGTTTTACTTACAACCAGAAACCGCAAATCTCTCATACGTTCTACACATAAACTATTTTTCAAGTAAACTTGTTTTAacagagtaaattacaaaaatcgtcctttatgtatctcacttattgcaaactgtgtcctttgtcttcaataattacagaaatcgtactcgatgtttgcaaactcctgcaatttatgtcctttagccctaactcagtttatttttgtggttaaatctgaccaaatggaccccacatgagggtatttttgtggttaactCTCACCAAATGGAcctcacatgagagtaaaatgaccaaaataccctcatgtggggtccatttggttagatttaaccacaaaaaattaactgagttagggctaaaagacataacttgcaagggtttgcaaacatcgagtacgttttctgtaattattgaataAAAAGGACACTGTTGGCAATAACTGACATACATaaagacgatttttgtaatttactctttaacaTATAAACCTCCaaattttgaccaattttgaacCAGAACTACATGAGGTGCGCCTTGATCCCCCTGATGCGTTTACCACAGCGGCTCACGCGTTATGCACGCCTGAGGCGCGCCTTTTTGAACCAAGCTCTACACTACTAACGTAATTATCCATACCTTAAAAAATTACAATTTTCAACAACATAAGTAAAATCTATTTAGTATGATTAACACTTTAACAGAGTATACACATGCCATTAGACACAATAACACAACAATCAATAAAAGGGAAGTATTTAATATGTAATTCGTTATAAATCGCTACAGGAAACCAAACAATACACCCTTCTCTACCCATGAATTTCAATTTAAAACTTTAAAAAGCCCTAATTTTAACTGAATGAACAATTATGTAAACATCACAAATTGTAAGCAATTCGATCGCCTAAATTTCAAATTGCCATAAATTGGAATACAACTGTAACCTAATTTACACTTCATGAAAATCGATGATGAAACAGACTGTTATGAGATTAAAAAAAACACGAAATTGATGATTATGATACCTTGAGTGGAAATTAAGATATTGGATTTGTGGAGGACAGTGAAGTGAAGAAGATGGAGATTGTTGTAGTGATGAATTATTCCATGGAGATTGGAAACCTGATTATCGTCGAATTTGTGATTATAGGTTTGTCGACAAAGTGACACGATAACGTTTATGAAATAGTTTAAAGTATGCACTTATTTGACTCGTGTACACACCTTTTTAATTTTGATCATAAAAATATATGTTATGAGTATGTGTTACGAGGGCTTGtttgagagaaaaatattgtCACGTGACACACTTTTTTTCACCCTTATGGCCTTTAAAGAGATATAGCGGAAGGGCTTGATTGGGGGTTTTGTTAATAACTAGTGGAATCCTCTGTGCTACGCCTACAGTTTCAAAGGCCACAATATTCAAAGATTTGCCTCCACGCCTATAGTTCCAACCACGGGCTTGCCTCACGCCCCTGTGTTGGTGTTAGCACCGGTGGCACGGCCAACGAGGCAACCAACGCCCTCCGTTGGCGCCCTGTAACATGTAGCCTTATAGTTTATCATTAAATACAAATCACATTTCGTATACAAACACAAACTGTAAGGCTAGAGGGTGTAGTTTAATGCCCCTGGAGGCTTTATCACGCCACATCAGCTCCATCTAGGCTTCACCTCATATGGGTGGCTTTAAAGACCCTTCCTTTAAAATCCTTGCAATAGTTTAAAGTCCCTTTTAAACAatataaaaaaagagtaaattacaaaaatcgtcctttacgTATGTCACTTATTCGGAATTGTGtcatttgtcttcaataattacagaaaacgtattcgatgtttgcaaacccttgcaagtggggtatttttgtggttaaatttgagcaaatggaccccacatgagagtaaaatgaccaaaataccctcatgtggggtccgtttggtcagatttaaccacaaaaattaactgaattcgggctaaaggacataacttccaagggtttgcaaacatcgagtacgttttctgtaattactgaaaacaaaggacacagtttgcaataagtgacatacataaggGAAGATTGTTGTAATATACTCTATAAAAAAGAGGGAAATGTGATTGGTGGAAAAGAAATGGGTCACACATGCATACTTAATAGCGCTCGTTATTAGGCTGGTGGGGGATCGATGGTGTCCCCCTTTTTGGCGCGCAAGGGATGGGTAGGGGGCGCTAAAAGTGGTGATGTGGCCAGAGGCGGTataccataccctctagcctaagaaccatttaaaaagtgtcTTGTGACATCCAATCAATTATAAAGAAATGGTAAGATATTAAAATAAGTTATATCAATTATAGGGAATTCCTTATAATTATGCTAACAAGCAATCTATTCTTTATTTGGAGCCtccttttgttttcaatgtgTTGATATAATTCTTCATAAAGAAAAGTGTTGATATCATTGACATATGTTAAAATCAATTAGATTGATTAATTTATAGGTTGGGTCTATTCGCACACGCTGGttgtctttttgcacatccaaagcgcctcgctatggccaaagcggggcgctttggcttggtcaacagacaaggacagtccttgtctgttgaccaagccaaagcgccccgctttggccatagcgaggcgctttggatgtgcaaaaaaGACAACAGCCTTGGTTGGGGATTATTTGGGTTGATGTGGgttagtttggtagggatttttggttgAATTAGTATGGTAGAGATTTTTTGAGTAAAAAATTTTTATGTGAGATTTGCCGTTGTGAATgggaatttgtttttgaatgattgaatgttgccttttttgaattaaaacgttgttattttattaaattaacgttgttttataattacgtcgttacgtcattatttttatagaaggtgtataacataagttcaacgaGCGTTAAATAAAacgaacacgttaaataaaatatacagaaagccataagaattaaacgtaaacaatccagaaccaacgtgatgtaaatagaagattaactgcaatatatatatatatatatatatatatatatatatatatatatatatatatatatcagtttgtacatacaatacacaacaaaaaggtacaactgagtacataatacataacaaaacactaaacaaacaaactaatgtactaatcctcgtgcggtggggacggtgggaggggaCGTGGAGGCAACGCAGCGAGCTCTCGTAGCTCAACGAGCGTCTGGACCATCCAGTCAATGAGTGCGCCCTGACGTCTGAGGCGCCGgtcgaagtcccgagccacctcacgcgCTACCGGAGGTAGGTCAGCGTAAACGTGCTGCGGGTACTGTGGCGGCTCAGGAGCTGGCTGAACTGGTGGTACATGGACCTCCTCGACCCGGTCCTCCTGCGCCGGATcatcctgagcctgagcctgagcctgaccCTCAGGCTGATCCTCAGGCTCAGGGATGCCCAGAGCCTGTCGTTGAGCCCGCCGAGCGTCCCGCTGAACATCAGGAGGGGCTAACACCCCAGGCTTCACCTCAAtaacaaccgggatgacctccgGCAACGCCTCTGGCTGC
This genomic stretch from Helianthus annuus cultivar XRQ/B chromosome 8, HanXRQr2.0-SUNRISE, whole genome shotgun sequence harbors:
- the LOC110871896 gene encoding magnesium transporter MRS2-5, encoding MEQESRNPFLQPNIIESANGYSSRINPDKRGRQNFIGPGFPGLKKRGHTLGNRSWIKIEQNGNSRVVELDKATVMRHCSLPARDLRLLDPLFIYPSTILGREKAIVVSLEQIRCIITADEVFLMNSLDGSVVQYKSELCKRLQREKYHSDDLAFEFKALELALEFACLTLDTQVKELEMEIHPVLDELAKSISTLNLERVRRFKGHLLALTQRVQKVYDEIEHLMNDDGDMAEMYLTEKKQRNLCNDLYDQVQGNDDTSGPEVGLGSKSAPVSPVGSAVGSASGAHKLQRAFSNVSAHKHGSLLGSSVTGETENIDQLEMLLEAYFVGIDNTLNKLLSLKEYIDDTEDLINIKLGNVQNKLIKFELLLTAATFLATVFAVVTAVFGMNFEDEVFDEPNRFHWVVSTSAVLCGVLYICFLLYFKHKKVFPL